In Plasmodium gaboni strain SY75 chromosome 14, whole genome shotgun sequence, one genomic interval encodes:
- a CDS encoding hypothetical protein (conserved Plasmodium protein, unknown function) has product MDITEFDIPLFSPNITEINFSIFDLWLRGYNEEEVLCVLQNSFYFDLKKNKKDEKNKNEEGLHIKKITNEEKKGGKEKIPIGRAKDNVFFVKNRILNIFNTDNNDNNYNSRNIFFQHFLCLYIKQQFYIFNILSYHLMNLDLRFSNFYVPISKHKALKLIRIYYDIDFNLEKEIIKYKNINNINKYTGELVKVTNIHKISVKRQIENIKNMWKYIINIYEERNINIGKLQKKRRITLKKIVKYIKTRFRFSTCFSKRESFIDNDDGNCRNGSFLFKKKKKKRKGKGKKKGKMEDRQVQYNVIKTLENLIGIYLAKRYFRLYWIIVYHIEIPKKINIAYPYFNNIILLLLEKLEINDFILSKEYINISKDIYATYKNNKNMDTLKSKACVIADINNILKSKVLIRLKCILNLLCCFRNSYELTKFISIFFELQKHEPLTNEKTFIKQNVGNNNFVNRIMGFIKEAENYSKIKKEEYEKIHEKNINV; this is encoded by the exons atggacATAACCGAATTTGATATTCCTTTATTTTCTCCTAATATAACTGAGATAAATTTCAGCATCTTCGATTTATGGTTGAGAGGATACAATG AAGAAGAAGTGTTATGTGTTCTACAAAATTCGTTTTATTTCGatttaaagaaaaacaaaaaggATGAAAAGAATAAGAATGAAGAAGGGTTGcatataaagaaaataacaaatgaagaaaaaaaaggtGGGAAAGAAAAAATTCCCATAGGAAGAGCTAAAGATAATGTTTTCTTTGTAAAAAATAGAATATTGAATATTTTCAATActgataataatgataataattataattcaagaaatatatttttccaacattttttatgcttatatataaagcaacaattttatatatttaatatattgtCTTATCATCTAATGAATTTAGATTTACGGTTTTCCAATTTTTATGTCCCAATTAGTAAACATAAAGCATTAAAGTTAATAAGaatttattatgatatagattttaatttagaaaaggaaataataaaatataaaaatattaataatataaataaatatacagGTGAACTAGTAAAAGTCAcaaatattcataaaatatcAGTCAAAAGAcaaatagaaaatattaaaaatatgtggaaatatataataaatatatatgaagagagaaatataaatataggaaaattacaaaaaaaaagaagaatcACTCTAAAGAAAATTgtcaaatatattaaaacaCGTTTTAGATTTTCTACATGTTTTTCAAAAAGAGAAAGTTTTAttgataatgatgatgGAAATTGTCGTAACGgatcatttttatttaaaaaaaaaaagaaaaaaagaaaaggaaaaggaaaaaaaaaaggaaaaatgGAAGATAGACAAGTTCAAtataatgtaataaaaacattAGAAAATTTAATAGGCATATATTTAGCAAAGAGATATTTTCGTTTATATTGGATTATAGTATATCATATAGAAATTCctaaaaaaattaatattgCATATCcttattttaataatattattctcctattattagaaaaatTGGAAATTAAcgattttattttatccaaagaatatataaacataagtaaggatatatatgcaacttataaaaataacaaaaatatgGATACCTTGAAAAGTAAAGCATGTGTAATAGctgatattaataatatactaAAAAGCAAAGTACTAATTAGGCTCAAATGTATTTTAAACCTATTGTGCTGTTTTAGAAAT TCATATGAACTAACCAAGTTTATTTCAATATTCTTTGAATTGCAAAAACATGAGCCACTAACTAACGAGAAGACATTCATAAAACAGAATGTTGggaataataattttgttaaTAGGATTATGGGTTTTATAAA GGAAGCTGAAAATTATTCCAAAATAAAGAAGGAAGAATATGAAAAGATACACGAAAAGAATATTAAcgtataa
- a CDS encoding acid cluster protein 33-like protein, producing the protein MELEKLSMHEGYKKFCSKYPLKKLSMPKSDLVWCYYDINSKNENIVIFLHGVCGTAGCYFYQLDNLSRLGFRVISLQYPCYNNLKDWMKNMCNILEYLNIKKAHFFASDLGGYLIQLYAKLYPSKVESLILCNSYRKTDNFASIASLRNIYGKFYSFLPHVLLKKIILENYIYLNYEHIDLKEMNSLEFMSNEIDLISAADLGGRISLQLSSDNIDKIYMNDKCITILQTLNNIYPDSLNDDMKKAYPLAKYAIMKSGGNFPYLSRYEEVNMYILVHLRNNCNTNFIKQQITTMSTVNLNKYKKEQTNQYNPEQKFYDKSSCKINYKNDHNEYYTNSDQQNDKDTYNEYYTNDYIHKQNITHNKINKNNKDNYISHDIKYDTSKNNYQDITDDDLSYKYSNYNSSENMNDYINDKISKIQNVHNNYSESITNDKNIYQPNVYSYNQNEQYNYIKENSSNNNNNNNINNNEFDDGIYNINPNDNMNYQNNYYNRTISSSDEQHYEKFNNQYKYKSENNDNNTSQSSKQNIQSSYESYNNNSINYEDRNINLNDSNYKNSNFDNKDIYCQF; encoded by the coding sequence ATGGAACTAGAAAAGTTGTCTATGCATGAGggttataaaaaattttgcTCAAAATATCCCTTGAAGAAATTGTCGATGCCAAAAAGTGATTTAGTATGGTGTTATTatgatattaatagtaAGAATGAGAATAtagtaatatttttacatgGTGTATGTGGAACTGCTGgatgttatttttatcagTTAGATAATTTAAGTAGGTTAGGTTTTCGAGTAATATCTTTACAGTATCCTTGTTATAACAATTTAAAGGATTGGATGAAAAATATGTGTAACATATTAGaatatttgaatataaaGAAAGCTCATTTTTTTGCTTCAGATTTAGGTGGCTATTTAATTCAGTTGTATGCTAAATTATATCCATCAAAAGTGGAAtctttaattttatgtAATTCTTATAGAAAAACAGATAATTTTGCATCTATAGCATCtttaagaaatatatatggaaaatTTTATAGTTTCTTACCTCatgttttattaaaaaaaattatattagaaaattacatttatttaaattatgaacatatagatttaaaagaaatgaatTCTTTAGAATTTATGAGTAATGAAATTGATTTAATTTCAGCAGCAGATTTAGGAGGAAGAATAAGTTTACAATTATCTTCtgataatattgataaaatttatatgaatgatAAATGTATTACTATATTACAAACACTTAATAATATCTATCCTGATTCtttaaatgatgatatGAAAAAAGCATATCCATTGGCAAAATATGCTATTATGAAATCAGGAGGAAATTTTCCATATCTTAGTAGATATGAAGAAgtaaatatgtatatattagTACATCTTAGAAATAATTGTAACACTAATTTTATCAAACAACAAATTACAACTATGTCAACAgttaatttaaataaatacaaaaaagaacaaaCAAATCAATATAACCCTGAACAAAAATTTTATGATAAAAGTTCTTgtaaaattaattataagAATGACCACAACGaatattatacaaattCTGATCAACAAAATGATAAGGATACATATAATGAGTATTATACAAATgattatattcataaacAAAACATTActcataataaaattaataaaaataataaagataattaCATATCACATGatattaaatatgatacttcaaaaaataattatcaaGATATAACAGATGATgatttatcatataaatatagtaattataatagtagtgaaaatatgaatgattatattaatgataaaatttcaaaaattcaaaatgtgcataataattattctGAATCAATTacaaatgataaaaatatttatcaaccaaatgtatattcatataatcagaatgaacaatataattatataaaagaaaattcatcaaataataataataataataatattaataataatgaatttGATGAtggtatatataatataaaccctaatgataatatgaactatcaaaataattattataatagAACTATTTCATCATCTGATGAACAACATTACgaaaaatttaataatcaatataaatataaatctgaaaataatgataataatacaaGTCAAAGTAGtaaacaaaatatacaaaGTTCCTATGAatcttataataataattccATAAATTATGAAGACAGAAATATTAATCTAAATGATTCCAATTATAAGAATTCAAATTTTGATAACAAAGATATCTATTGTCAATTTTGA
- a CDS encoding putative metalloprotease, with protein MEEISKKFEKLKENIRRFNNENKIFDLIKNVEKYFFSDKSNQKDNFNDMLFLIQYSLKYKGTCKWPNYSNLFVINYNLNENFKNMVQNNKEFFEEYVRMNENEYITQNKEKNINRDDINNDTNNMDSKEIFLNNNNNNNNNNNNLFTTSDIQLNEDNMKKKIKEHNQISNNDYKKKERKINTYFNDDISLFNKIKLQIFMYMILNNYRIKILVNSLSALNRPINVIYINCPNNKEEKKKIYDKFTNFFSSYYKFNNTYINNIKKNNYQSIIKDDNCSCSELSSLKQNMTTIDNKSNNKSDKYIGGYNPINNTIWLCSNNITNYYKLKYILTHELIHAFDFARANIDMYNCKHIACSEIRAYNLSNQCNYFNSKYFVGNKDVFNSSKSSGIENTSKNKCIYNNVYSSLYQYKPCSTDTHTYINNVFDKCLHDYWPFMCPPEQDSKYKPSKIFKKD; from the coding sequence atggAAGAAATTTCTAAAAAGtttgaaaaattaaaagaaaatataagaaggtttaataatgaaaataaaatattcgatttaataaaaaatgtagaGAAATACTTTTTTAGTGATAAATCAAATCAAAAGGACAATTTTAATgatatgttatttttaatacaatattctttaaaatataaggGCACATGTAAGTGGCCAAATTATAGTAACTTATTtgtaataaattataatttaaatgagaattttaaaaacatggtacaaaataataaagagTTTTTTGAAGAGTATGTAAGAATGAATGAGaatgaatatattacacagaataaagagaaaaatataaatcgTGATGACATTAACAAtgatacaaataatatggatAGCAAAGAAATTTTcttaaataataataataataataataataataacaataatttGTTTACAACAAGTGATATTCAAttaaatgaagataatatgaaaaagaaaataaaagaacATAACCAGATAAGtaataatgattataaaaagaaggaaagaaaaataaatacatattttaatgatgatataagcttatttaataaaataaaattacaaatatttatgtatatgaTACTTAACAATTATagaattaaaatattagtTAATTCATTATCAGCATTAAATCGTCCTATcaatgttatatatataaattgtccaaataataaagaagaaaaaaaaaaaatttacgATAAATTTACTAACTTCTTTTCAtcttattataaatttaataatacatatattaataacattaaaaaaaataattatcaaAGTATTATAAAAGATGATAATTGTTCTTGCTCAGAGTTATCATCATTGAAACAAAATATGACAACtattgataataaaagtaataataaaagtgaCAAATATATAGGAGGATATAATCCAATAAACAATACTATATGGTTATgttcaaataatattactaattattataaattaaaatatatattaacacATGAACTTATACATGCCTTTGATTTTGCTAGAGCAAATATAGATATGTATAATTGTAAGCATATTGCTTGTTCAGAAATTCGAGCCTATAATTTAAGTAACCAatgtaattattttaatagCAAATATTTTGTAGGAAATAAAGATGTTTTTAATAGTTCAAAATCTTCAGGAATTGAAAATActtcaaaaaataaatgtatatataataatgtcTACTCATCATTATATCAATATAAACCTTGTAGTACTGATACCCATAcctatataaataatgtttTTGATAAATGTCTACATGATTACTGGCCCTTCATGTGTCCTCCTGAGCAGGACAGTAAATACAAACCCTCCAAAATTTTTAAGAAGGattaa
- a CDS encoding putative vacuolar-sorting protein SNF7, with protein sequence MKFFKGKKDKTLDEAYDTLEKSVKSIDENIEKYNKELNVIKQKIEEEKKKNPVNQHIINSLRNKAANIIQKKKVYENNKESTMGIQFNIDQIKYANDNVQLSIDTYKALQNTSKVLKKNIKKVNINKIEKLQDDLFDYIEDTKEIGNILSSSYDIPLNLDEQEIDAELALIEDSILDENIEQDNIASYIDDDKKEEDKNLLQNIPLEEKIFDTNQEKTKKETYFAQREG encoded by the exons GTTCTTCAAGGgtaaaaaagataaaacATTGGATGAAGCTTATG ACACCCTCGAAAAAAGCGTTAAAAGTattgatgaaaatatagaaaaatataataaggaactaaatgtaataaaacaaaaaattgaagaagaaaaaaaaaaaaatccAGTTAATCAACACATTATCAACAGTTTAAGAAATAAAGCTgcaaatattatacaaaaaaagaaagtatatgaaaataataaagaaagCACAATGGGTATACAATTTAATATTgatcaaataaaatatgcAAATGATAATGTTCAACTTTCTATTGATACATATAAGGCCTTACAAAATACAAGCAAGGtgttgaaaaaaaatattaaaaaagtaaatataaataaaattgaaaaatTACAAGATGATCTATTTGATTATATAGAGGATACCAAAGAAATTggaaatattttatcatcCTCATATGATATACCACTAAATTTGGATGAACAAGAAATTGATGCTGAACTAGCTTTAATTGAAGATAGTATATTAGACGAAAATATAGAACAAGATAATATAGCTAGCTATATAGACGATGATAAAAAGGAGGAAGACAAAAATTTATTGCAAAATATTCCTcttgaagaaaaaatttttgATACAAATCAggaaaaaacaaaaaaagaGACATATTTCGCACAAAGGGAAGGTTAA